The following coding sequences lie in one Arachis hypogaea cultivar Tifrunner chromosome 4, arahy.Tifrunner.gnm2.J5K5, whole genome shotgun sequence genomic window:
- the LOC112796104 gene encoding ferric reduction oxidase 6 produces the protein MEKETVDSTPLLSPTKEKTPSSSSSSSFLVSATKWVIKYLICIIFIGWAGFIFLMPEESVNELMSKWINLTTGNPLGTAGSIFMLFSAPILIIAFLAIAYLLVSGEDHIPEKKSTKYPSFRLWTFPVIIKGPFGVVSATELIGIVLFSAYVIFAIYNYTMRALASPSHHHLDRRIFMLEILGLRFGGIGLMCMAFLFLPVSRGSVLLRYIDIPFEHATRYHVWLGHLTMALFTIHGLLYCVAWAMDGRLVEELIQWKDIGVANLPGVIALIAGLFMWVTSLPGVRTWNFELFFYTHQLYIIFVVFLALHVGDFVFTMAAGGIFLFILDRFLRFCQSRRTVKVVSSRCLPCGTVELVLSKPPNLRYNALSFIFLQIRELSWLQWHPFSVSSSPLDGKNHLAVLIKVLGKWTQNLRDRITDADEPKDLSVKTITASVEGPYGHEVPYHLMYENLILVAGGIGLSPFLAILSDVLHRVREGKPCRPRNILVVWAVKKSNELPLLSSIDMESICPSFSDKVNINVDIYVTRESDPPLEEGHVYKPIKSSMCPMSSDFGMSVLVGTGDNFWSGLYVISSTVGFVILLVLLYIFYINPYGVYKWWYKGLLFVICMVASVVIFGGFVVALWHFCEQRSSVKEKSNDSVKGDHKIEQNGFMAHKSSIQDSSVAKSIVTRYGSRPNFKEIFEGMSENWGHVDVGVLVCGPPTLQESVANEIRAHSMIRQRHYPIFHFHSHSFDL, from the exons ATGGAGAAAGAAACTGTTGACAGCACTCCATTGTTGTCTCCTACTAAAGAAAagacaccatcatcatcatcatcatcatcatttcttGTGTCAGCAACAAAATGGGTTATAAAGTATTTGATTTGCATAATCTTCATTGGTTGGGCAGGTTTTATTTTCTTGATGCCAGAAGAATCTGTCAATGAGTTGATGTCAAAATGGATCAATTTGACCACGGGGAACCCTCTTGGAACTGCAG GAagcatttttatgttatttagtGCTCCAATTCTCATAATTGCATTCCTTGCAATTGCATACCTTCTTGTCTCTGGAGAAGACCACATTCCTGA GAAGAAGAGTACTAAGTATCCAAGCTTTAGGCTATGGACTTTCCCTGTGATTATAAAGGGGCCATTTGGGGTTGTCTCTGCTACAGAGTTAATTGGGATTGTTCTCTTCTCTGCATATGTTATCTTTGCTATCTACAATTACACTATGAGGGCCCTTGCATCTCCTTCTCATCATCACTTAGATAGGAG AATATTCATGTTGGAGATTCTGGGACTTCGGTTTGGTGGAATCGGATTGATGTGCATGGCATTTCTATTTCTGCCTGTATCAAGAGGTTCTGTTCTTCTTCGGTACATAGACATCCCTTTCGAACACGCCACTAGATATCATGTCTGGCTGGGACACCTCACCATGGCCCTCTTCACAATCCATGGTCTCTTGTACTGTGTTGCTTGGGCAATGGATGGTCGCCTTGTCGAGGAA TTAATACAATGGAAAGACATTGGTGTTGCGAACCTTCCGGGAGTTATAGCCCTCATAGCTGGTTTGTTCATGTGGGTGACCTCTCTTCCAGGAGTGAGAACATGGAACTTTGAGTTGTTCTTCTACACTCACCAATTATACATTATCTTTGTTGTCTTCTTGGCCTTGCATGTTGGTGACTTTGTTTTCACCATGGCTGCTGGAGGAATATTCCTCTTCATCCTCGACCGCTTTCTGCGATTCTGCCAATCAAGAAGGACAGTTAAAGTAGTTTCATCTAGGTGCCTTCCTTGTGGAACTGTGGAACTGGTTCTATCAAAGCCTCCAA ATTTGAGATACAATGCATTGAGTTTCATTTTCCTTCAAATCCGGGAACTGTCATGGCTGCAATGGCATCCATTCAGTGTTTCTTCTAGTCCTTTGGATGGAAAGAACCACCTTGCTGTTCTCATAAAGGTTCTTGGCAAATGGACACAAAATTTGAGAGACAGGATTACTGATGCTGATGAACCAAAAGATTTATCTGTCAAGACCATAACAGCTTCGGTTGAAGGGCCATATGGGCATGAAGTACCATATCACTTGAT GTATGAGAATCTTATACTAGTGGCTGGTGGTATTGGACTTTCACCCTTCCTTGCTATATTGAGCGATGTTCTCCACCGCGTGAGGGAGGGGAAACCTTGTAGACCAAGAAACATTTTGGTTGTTTGGGCAGTGAAGAAATCAAATGAGCTTCCACTTCTTTCAAGCATTGACATGGAATCAATTTGTCCTTCCTTTTCGGATAAAGTAAACATCAATGTTGATATTTATGTCACTCGGGAATCAGACCCTCCATTG GAAGAGGGACATGTATATAAACCAATAAAGTCTTCAATGTGTCCTATGTCTAGTGATTTCGGCATGTCAGTTCTTGTTGGAACAGGAGACAATTTTTGGTCTGGACTATACGTCATCTCATCTACTGTTGGATTTGTGATCTTACTGGTTTTGTTGTACATTTTCTATATTAACCCTTATGGTGTGTATAAATGGTGGTACAAAGGGTTACTATTTGTGATTTGCATGGTTGCAAGTGTTGTTATCTTTGGTGGTTTTGTGGTTGCACTCTGGCATTTTTGTGAACAGAGAAGTTCTGTGAAGGAAAAGTCCAATGACAGTGTGAAGGGTGATCATAAAATTGAACAAAATGGGTTTATGGCTCACAAGAGTTCAATTCAAGACAGTAGTGTTGCAAAATCAATTGTCACCCGTTATGGTTCCAGGCCAAACTTCAAAG AAATTTTTGAAGGCATGTCAGAGAATTGGGGGCATGTTGATGTGGGAGTGTTAGTTTGTGGACCTCCAACACTTCAAGAAAGTGTTGCAAATGAAATCAGGGCACATAGCATGATACGACAACGCCATTACCCAATCTTCCATTTCCATAGCCATAGCTTTGATCTCTAG
- the LOC112796100 gene encoding endoglucanase 25 has translation MSMYGRDPWGGPLEINATDSATDDDRSRNLQDLDRAALSRPLDETQQSWLLGPGEQKKKKYVDLGCIIVSRKIFVWTVGTLLFSAFLAGFVTLIVKTVPRHHHKHPPPDNYTLALHKALMFFNAQKSGKLPKHNNVSWRGNSCLQDGKGDGVSAAIKDLVGGYYDAGDAIKFNFPQSFAITMLSWSVIEYSAKYDAAGELSHVKELIKWGTDYFLKTFNSTADSITTLAAQVGVGDTSGGSTTPNDHYCWMRPEDIDYDRPVTECHSCSDLAAEMAAALAAASIVFKDNKAYSKKLVHGATTLFRFAREQRGRYSAGSSEASIFYNSTSYWDEFVWGGAWMYYATGNSSYLKLATAPGLAKHAGAFWGGPDYGVFSWDNKLAGAQVLLSRLRLFLSPGYPYEEILRTFHNQTSIVMCSYLPVFTSFNRTKGGLIQLNHGRPQPLQYVVNSAFLAAVFSDYLDAADTPGWYCGPNFFSTEVLRDFARTQINYILGNNPRKMSYIVGFGNHYPKHVHHRGASIPKNKVKYNCKGGWKWRDTTKPNPNTLVGAMVAGPDKHDGFHDVRTNYNYTEPTLAGNAGLVAALVALSGDKSTSIDKNTIFSAVPPMFPTPPPPPAPWKP, from the exons ATGAGTATGTACGGTAGGGACCCCTGGGGAGGTCCGTTGGAGATCAACGCCACTGACTCCGCCACCGACGACGACCGCAGCCGGAACCTGCAGGACCTCGACAGGGCGGCGCTCTCGCGTCCACTCGACGAGACTCAGCAGAGCTGGCTCCTCGGCCCCGGcgagcagaagaagaagaagtacgtGGATCTCGGTTGCATCATCGTCAGCCGCAAGATCTTCGTTTGGACCGTCGGAACTCTCTTGTTCTCTGCGTTTCTTGCTGGCTTCGTTACTCTCATCGTCAAAACTGTGCCACGTCATCACCATAAGCATCCTCCTCCTGATAATTATACCCTTGCGCTTCATAAGGCTCTTATGTTCTTCAACGCTCAAAAAT CTGGGAAATTACCAAAGCATAATAATGTTTCATGGAGGGGTAACTCTTGTCTACAAGATGGGAAGGGAGACGGGGTTTCGGCCGCCATCAAGGATCTGGTGGGTGGCTATTATGATGCCGGAGATGCCATCAAGTTCAACTTCCCTCAGTCCTTTGCCATCACCATGTTGAGCTGGAGTGTCATCGAATACAGCGCCAAGTACGATGCTGCCGGCGAGCTCAGCCATGTCAAGGAACTCATTAAATGGGGAACGGATTACTTCCTCAAGACCTTCAATAGTACTGCCGATTCTATCACCACCCTTGCCGCACAA GTTGGGGTAGGAGATACTTCCGGAGGGAGTACAACACCAAACGACCACTACTGCTGGATGCGGCCAGAGGACATTGATTATGACCGGCCTGTAACTGAATGTCACAGTTGCTCGGACCTTGCGGCAGAAATGGCTGCTGCCTTGGCTGCTGCATCCATTGTTTTTAAAGACAACAAGGCGTATTCGAAGAAACTTGTTCATGGTGCCACCACCCTCTTCAGGTTTGCAAGGGAGCAGAGAGGCAGATACAGTGCTGGTAGTTCAGAGGCTTCAATCTTTTACAACTCCACTAGCTACTGGGATGAGTTTGTTTGGGGAGGGGCTTGGATGTATTATGCAACCGGAAATTCTTCATATCTTAAGCTTGCTACTGCTCCTGGTCTTGCCAAGCATGCTGGGGCCTTCTGGGGAGGTCCTGACTATGGTGTGTTTAGCTGGGATAACAAGCTTGCCGGTGCTCAG GTTCTTCTGAGTCGTTTGAGGTTGTTCTTGAGTCCTGGATATCCATATGAAGAAATTTTAAGAACCTTCCACAACCAGACCAGCATAGTCATGTGCTCGTACCTCCCAGTTTTCACAAGCTTTAACAGAACCAAAG GAGGCTTGATTCAATTGAACCATGGTAGGCCTCAGCCTCTCCAATATGTTGTCAATTCTGCCTTCTTGGCTGCTGTATTCAGTGACTATCTGGATGCTGCTGATACTCCTGGATGGTATTGTGGACCCAACTTCTTCTCAACCGAAGTTCTTCGTGACTTTGCCAGGACCCAG ATTAATTACATTCTTGGGAACAATCCTCGGAAAATGAGCTACATTGTTGGTTTTGGTAACCACTATCCAAAACATGTCCACCATAGAGGTGCATCTATACCAAAGAATAAGGTTAAGTACAACTGTAAAGGTGGTTGGAAATGGAGAGACACGACGAAGCCAAACCCAAATACCCTTGTTGGTGCCATGGTTGCTGGACCTGACAAGCATGATGGGTTCCATGATGTTCGTACAAACTACAACTACACGGAGCCAACACTTGCCGGAAATGCTGGTTTAGTAGCT
- the LOC112796105 gene encoding uncharacterized protein encodes MRNLSPSHSPSEIEMEIPLPTATTEPFRLERAVCSHGLFMMAPNHWDPLSNTLTRPLRLDSSANVVVSLSQHSDRPGFLNVRVRGINSLSSQQERHLKDQVARMLRLSEAEDKAVREFTKLHSDDRNGSFCGRVFRSPTLFEDMVKCILLCNCQWPRTLSMAQALCEIQFELQNGSSCAGADSGNPKVETEDFVPKTPTTKEFRRSRKKGRKSGVSAKEEMFPRKRLDFRVDGSSQTDHVLMTDIDDSGSLGCKSCEVTKELSLDDSCPPKEIFNHIGNFPSPSELAHLDELFLAKRCKLGYRARRIIKLAQAIVEGKIQLGQLEELSKDASLTSYEELDEWLKQIEGFGPFTRANVLMCMGYYHVVPTDSETIRHLNQVHSRNSTLKTIQTDVEKIYGKYEPYQFLAYWSEIWDFYEKRFGKMNEMLPSDYKLITASNMRGHGEGTRRKRNRPS; translated from the exons ATGCGGAATCTCTCACCTtctcattctccctctgagatcGAAATGGAAATTCCACTGCCAACAGCAACAACAGAGCCGTTCCGATTGGAGAGAGCAGTATGCAGCCATGGCCTCTTCATGATGGCACCTAACCACTGGGACCCACTCTCCAACACTCTCACCCGCCCCCTCCGTCTTGATTCCTCCGCAAACGTCGTCGTTTCGCTTTCTCAGCACTCTGATCGCCCCGGTTTCCTCAATGTTAGAGTTCGGGGCATCAACTCCCTCTCTTCTCAGCAAGAACGCCACTTGAAG GATCAGGTGGCGAGGATGCTGCGTTTGTCCGAGGCGGAAGACAAGGCCGTGAGAGAGTTCACCAAGCTGCACTCTGATGATCGGAATGGAAGCTTTTGCGGGAGGGTCTTTAGGTCTCCCACGCTATTTGAGGATATGGTCAAGTGTATCCTTCTCTGCAACTGTCA GTGGCCAAGGACCTTGAGCATGGCTCAAGCGCTTTGTGAGATTCAGTTTGAACTGCAAAATGGATCATCCTGTGCAGGTGCAGATTCAGGAAATCCAAAAGTTGAGACTGAAGACTTTGTTCCAAAAACACCGACTACAAAAGAATTCAGGAGATCCAGAAAAAAGGGCAGGAAGTCTGGTGTTTCCGCAAAAGAAGAAATGTTTCCTAGGAAGAGattagattttagagtagatgGGAGTTCGCAAACAGATCATGTGCTTATGACAGATATAGATGACAGCGGTTCTCTTGGTTGCAAATCTTGTGAAGTGACGAAGGAGCTAAGTTTGGATGATTCATGCCCTCCGAAAGAGATTTTTAATCATATTGGAAATTTTCCTTCCCCTAGTGAGTTAGCGCACCTTGATGAGCTGTTTTTGGCAAAGCGATGCAAACTCGGGTATAGAGCACGTCGCATAATAAAACTAGCTCAGGCTATTGTTGAAGGCAAAATTCAATTAGGACAGCTTGAagaactttccaaagatgcaAGCTTAACCAGCTACGAGGAGCTGGATGAATGGCTAAAGCAAATTGAGGGATTCGGCCCTTTTACTCGAGCAAATGTACTTATGTGCATGGGATATTACCATGTCGTTCCAACGGATTCTGAAACTATTAGACACTTAAACCAG GTTCATTCAAGAAATTCAACCTTGAAAACAATTCAAACAGATGTTGAAAAAATTTATGGAAAGTATGAGCCCTATCAGTTCCTGGCATACTG GTCCGAAATATGGGACTTTTATGAAAAAAGATTTGGCAAGATGAATGAAATGCTTCCTTCTGACTATAAACTTATAACAGCTAGTAATATGAGAGGCCATGGGGAAGGCACAAGAAGGAAGAGAAACAGACCCTCCTGA